Proteins encoded within one genomic window of Corvus hawaiiensis isolate bCorHaw1 chromosome 9, bCorHaw1.pri.cur, whole genome shotgun sequence:
- the IL12RB2 gene encoding interleukin-12 receptor subunit beta-2 isoform X1 has translation MPFAWIVPSAIWLVLHFTAESCRKGAVGASRAARGTVGVCGNGNVTANTACAIRQGTNVTLSCQLGALQGAAPCWAAIFLNNSEQVRNQGGSVSKTFAVTTYGKHTFTCKTLCGDKTRLVCGIDIQCGNPPDEPRNVSCIQHGTRGHLTCTWDKGRLTYLDTAYGIELSNGTDTFCFPEETPSQVFGSRALSKLDFDSNYTVVVSASNKLGNASSQPLTFMLIDIVKPHPPAFSVEFDDSSATNCTFSWHDEAQAQHYRLRYRPLSRHTWSVVESFHREEYHLQGLEPDTAYEFQVSCRILRGRGQWSDWSRRQMHTPAAVPTGILDVWYRQQDVDSGHQNLSLFWKALSKPEAGGRILGYTVTLEALDHGKLPAQSHQTTQTSFSRVTPRVGHRITVSAHNSRGSSPPVAILAHPGSQDLPPPQRVSAVALGNSSILVSWSPPLGSAVSVGGYVVEWEEPWREPRLQPQHSWVKLPPSHLSTVLAEHIRDNVCYQIHVSALYQDRAGQAASVRGNSTAQAPSAGPQMLTTPWASGVLVSWEEIPAPQQRGCITGYHIYLQRRDRQGQPEVHAVPAGKAPCSLHIPDLEPGEHHDLWMTAVTAAGEGPRGNSDSVCLESAGGWVTLVLICSFCSFFILSACVCSVPPVRKVFQALFSLLLPQWQSKAIPDPANATWARSLTATKAELSAPSSPFLPSGFEEPETTPVEETFAHPEPPVPGDKLLVGSAGSRGHGDWAQESSGEEQQLPELYQRLVAEAMEPPEPVSEYISNPGTSALPPEPDTAPDPPEPDCSPLSVFPTTFLTPALCCEGNLTLDRVKLNCSSFPSVSAQPVQSVTRDASK, from the exons ATGCCATTTGCATGGATCGTGCCCTCAGCAATTTGGTTGGTGCTGCACTTCACGGCAG AATCCTGCAGGAAAGGGGCGGTGGgggccagcagagctgcccgTGGCACCGTGGGGGTCTGTGGCAATGGGAACGTGACAGCCAACACGGCCTGTGCCATCCGGCAGGGCACCAACGTCACCCTGTCCTGCCAGCtgggagccctgcagggagctgccccGTGCTGGGCCGCGATTTTCCTCAACAACTCCGAGCAAGTCAGAAACCAGGGAGGCTCGGTCAGCAAAACCTTTGCGGTCACTACCTACGGCAAACACACCTTCACGTGCAAAACCCTCTGTGGAGACAAGACCAGACTCGTTTGTGGAATCGATATCCAGTGTGGAA ATCCTCCAGATGAGCCCAGGAATGTGTCCTGTATCCAGCatgggacacggggacatcTCACCTGCACCTGGGACAAAGGAAGGCTCACCTACCTCGACACTGCCTATGGAATCGA gctctcCAATGGGACAGACACCTTTTGCTTTCCAGAAGAAACTCCCAGTCAGGTGTTCGGCTCTcgggctctgagcaagctggatTTTGACTCCAATTACACCGTGGTGGTCTCTGCCTCCAATAAATTAGGAAATGCCTCGTCCCAGCCACTCACCTTCATGCTAATAGACATAG TGAAGCCACATCCTCCCGCGTTTTCAGTGGAATTTGATGACTCTTCTGCCACCAACTGCACCTTTTCGTGGCACGACGAGGCACAAGCACAGCACTACAGGCTGAGATACCGTCCCCTCAGCAGGCACACCTGGAGCGTG GTTGAAAGCTTCCACAGGGAGGAATACCACCTGCAGGGGCTGGAGCCTGACACAGCCTACGAGTTCCAGGTGAGCTGCAGGATCCTCCGGGGGCGAGGGCAGTGGAGCGactggagcaggaggcagatGCACACCCCAGCAGCAG TGCCCACTGGGATCCTGGATGTCTGGTACCGGCAGCAGGACGTGGACTCTGGGCACCAGAACCTCTCCCTTTTTTGGAAG GCTCTGAGCAAGccagaggcaggagggagaaTCCTGGGATACACGGTGACCTTGGAAGCCCTGGACCACGGGAAGCTCCCAGCACAATCCCACCAAACCACCCAGACCAGCTTCTCCAGGGTGACTCCCAGGGTGGGCCACAGGATCACGGTCAGCGCCCACAACTCCCGGGGCAGCTCCCCCCCTGTGGCTATCCTGGCCCACCCGGGCAGCCAGG ATCTGCCCCCTCCTCAGCGAGTCTCTGCCGTGGCCCTGGGGAACAGCAGCATCCTGGTGAGCTGGAGCCCCCCCCTCGGATCCGCCGTGTCCGTGGGGGGCTATGTGGTGGAGTGGGAAGAGCCCTGGAGGGAGCCACgcctgcagccccagcacagctgggtgaAGCTGCCCCCGTCCCACCTGTCCACGGTGCTAGCAG AGCACATCAGAGATAACGTCTGCTATCAGATCCACGTGTCTGCACTTTATCAGGACAGAGCTGGACAGGCAGCATCAGTCAGGGGAAACTCCACAGCACAAG CCCCATCAGCTGGGCCCCAGATGCTCACAACCCCCTGGGCCAGCGGCGTCCTGGTTTCCTGGGAGGAGatcccagctccccagcagaggggctgcatCACTGGGTACCACATCTACCTgcagaggagggacaggcagggccagcccgaGGTCCATG CCGTTCCTGCCGGGAAGGCTCCTTGCTCCCTGCACATCCCTGACCTGGAGCCCGGGGAGCACCACGACCTTTGGATGACGGCGGTGACAGCGGCCGGGGAGGGGCCCCGGGGCAACAGCGACAGCGTCTGCCTGGAAA GTGCTGGGGGCTGGGTCACTCTGGTGCTcatctgcagcttctgcagcttcttcaTCCTCTCAGCCTGCGTTTGTTCTGTGCCTCCAGTGAGGAAAGT ATTCCAGGcgcttttctctctcctcctgccgCAGTGGCAGAGCAAAGCCATTCCCGACCCTGCCAACGCCACGTGGGCCAGGAGCTTAACGGCTACCAAG GCGGAGCTGAGCgctccctccagccccttcctgccCAGCGGCTTCGAAGAGCCCGAAACGACCCCGGTGGAGGAAACCTTCGCACACCCCGAGCCCCCCGTGCCTGGGGACAAGCTGCTGGTgggcagcgctggcagcaggGGGCACGGGGACTGGGCACAGGAGAGCTCgggggaggagcagcagctccctgagctgtACCAGAGGCTGGTGGCGGAGGCGATGGAGCCCCCGGAGCCCGTGTCCGAGTACATCTCCAACCCCGGCACCTCCGCCCTGCCCCCGGAGCCCGACACTGCCCCCGACCCCCCCGAGCCCGACTGCAGCCCCCTCTCCGTCTTCCCAACCACATTCCTGACTCCTGCCCTCTGCTGCGAAGGGAATCTGACGCTGGATAGAGTGAAACTGaactgcagctccttcccaag tgtttcagcacAGCCAGTCCAGTCAGTCACACGTGACGCCTCCAAGTGA
- the IL12RB2 gene encoding interleukin-12 receptor subunit beta-2 isoform X2 has protein sequence MPFAWIVPSAIWLVLHFTAESCRKGAVGASRAARGTVGVCGNGNVTANTACAIRQGTNVTLSCQLGALQGAAPCWAAIFLNNSEQVRNQGGSVSKTFAVTTYGKHTFTCKTLCGDKTRLVCGIDIQCGNPPDEPRNVSCIQHGTRGHLTCTWDKGRLTYLDTAYGIELSNGTDTFCFPEETPSQVFGSRALSKLDFDSNYTVVVSASNKLGNASSQPLTFMLIDIVKPHPPAFSVEFDDSSATNCTFSWHDEAQAQHYRLRYRPLSRHTWSVALSKPEAGGRILGYTVTLEALDHGKLPAQSHQTTQTSFSRVTPRVGHRITVSAHNSRGSSPPVAILAHPGSQDLPPPQRVSAVALGNSSILVSWSPPLGSAVSVGGYVVEWEEPWREPRLQPQHSWVKLPPSHLSTVLAEHIRDNVCYQIHVSALYQDRAGQAASVRGNSTAQAPSAGPQMLTTPWASGVLVSWEEIPAPQQRGCITGYHIYLQRRDRQGQPEVHAVPAGKAPCSLHIPDLEPGEHHDLWMTAVTAAGEGPRGNSDSVCLESAGGWVTLVLICSFCSFFILSACVCSVPPVRKVFQALFSLLLPQWQSKAIPDPANATWARSLTATKAELSAPSSPFLPSGFEEPETTPVEETFAHPEPPVPGDKLLVGSAGSRGHGDWAQESSGEEQQLPELYQRLVAEAMEPPEPVSEYISNPGTSALPPEPDTAPDPPEPDCSPLSVFPTTFLTPALCCEGNLTLDRVKLNCSSFPSVSAQPVQSVTRDASK, from the exons ATGCCATTTGCATGGATCGTGCCCTCAGCAATTTGGTTGGTGCTGCACTTCACGGCAG AATCCTGCAGGAAAGGGGCGGTGGgggccagcagagctgcccgTGGCACCGTGGGGGTCTGTGGCAATGGGAACGTGACAGCCAACACGGCCTGTGCCATCCGGCAGGGCACCAACGTCACCCTGTCCTGCCAGCtgggagccctgcagggagctgccccGTGCTGGGCCGCGATTTTCCTCAACAACTCCGAGCAAGTCAGAAACCAGGGAGGCTCGGTCAGCAAAACCTTTGCGGTCACTACCTACGGCAAACACACCTTCACGTGCAAAACCCTCTGTGGAGACAAGACCAGACTCGTTTGTGGAATCGATATCCAGTGTGGAA ATCCTCCAGATGAGCCCAGGAATGTGTCCTGTATCCAGCatgggacacggggacatcTCACCTGCACCTGGGACAAAGGAAGGCTCACCTACCTCGACACTGCCTATGGAATCGA gctctcCAATGGGACAGACACCTTTTGCTTTCCAGAAGAAACTCCCAGTCAGGTGTTCGGCTCTcgggctctgagcaagctggatTTTGACTCCAATTACACCGTGGTGGTCTCTGCCTCCAATAAATTAGGAAATGCCTCGTCCCAGCCACTCACCTTCATGCTAATAGACATAG TGAAGCCACATCCTCCCGCGTTTTCAGTGGAATTTGATGACTCTTCTGCCACCAACTGCACCTTTTCGTGGCACGACGAGGCACAAGCACAGCACTACAGGCTGAGATACCGTCCCCTCAGCAGGCACACCTGGAGCGTG GCTCTGAGCAAGccagaggcaggagggagaaTCCTGGGATACACGGTGACCTTGGAAGCCCTGGACCACGGGAAGCTCCCAGCACAATCCCACCAAACCACCCAGACCAGCTTCTCCAGGGTGACTCCCAGGGTGGGCCACAGGATCACGGTCAGCGCCCACAACTCCCGGGGCAGCTCCCCCCCTGTGGCTATCCTGGCCCACCCGGGCAGCCAGG ATCTGCCCCCTCCTCAGCGAGTCTCTGCCGTGGCCCTGGGGAACAGCAGCATCCTGGTGAGCTGGAGCCCCCCCCTCGGATCCGCCGTGTCCGTGGGGGGCTATGTGGTGGAGTGGGAAGAGCCCTGGAGGGAGCCACgcctgcagccccagcacagctgggtgaAGCTGCCCCCGTCCCACCTGTCCACGGTGCTAGCAG AGCACATCAGAGATAACGTCTGCTATCAGATCCACGTGTCTGCACTTTATCAGGACAGAGCTGGACAGGCAGCATCAGTCAGGGGAAACTCCACAGCACAAG CCCCATCAGCTGGGCCCCAGATGCTCACAACCCCCTGGGCCAGCGGCGTCCTGGTTTCCTGGGAGGAGatcccagctccccagcagaggggctgcatCACTGGGTACCACATCTACCTgcagaggagggacaggcagggccagcccgaGGTCCATG CCGTTCCTGCCGGGAAGGCTCCTTGCTCCCTGCACATCCCTGACCTGGAGCCCGGGGAGCACCACGACCTTTGGATGACGGCGGTGACAGCGGCCGGGGAGGGGCCCCGGGGCAACAGCGACAGCGTCTGCCTGGAAA GTGCTGGGGGCTGGGTCACTCTGGTGCTcatctgcagcttctgcagcttcttcaTCCTCTCAGCCTGCGTTTGTTCTGTGCCTCCAGTGAGGAAAGT ATTCCAGGcgcttttctctctcctcctgccgCAGTGGCAGAGCAAAGCCATTCCCGACCCTGCCAACGCCACGTGGGCCAGGAGCTTAACGGCTACCAAG GCGGAGCTGAGCgctccctccagccccttcctgccCAGCGGCTTCGAAGAGCCCGAAACGACCCCGGTGGAGGAAACCTTCGCACACCCCGAGCCCCCCGTGCCTGGGGACAAGCTGCTGGTgggcagcgctggcagcaggGGGCACGGGGACTGGGCACAGGAGAGCTCgggggaggagcagcagctccctgagctgtACCAGAGGCTGGTGGCGGAGGCGATGGAGCCCCCGGAGCCCGTGTCCGAGTACATCTCCAACCCCGGCACCTCCGCCCTGCCCCCGGAGCCCGACACTGCCCCCGACCCCCCCGAGCCCGACTGCAGCCCCCTCTCCGTCTTCCCAACCACATTCCTGACTCCTGCCCTCTGCTGCGAAGGGAATCTGACGCTGGATAGAGTGAAACTGaactgcagctccttcccaag tgtttcagcacAGCCAGTCCAGTCAGTCACACGTGACGCCTCCAAGTGA